The DNA window AAGTGCGTGCTGCGTTGCGGCACGACGATGCCGAAGCGCGCATCGTCGATATCGCGCGCGGTCTGCCGTTGCGGCCGTCGATCGAAACCTCGCTGCATGCGCTGCTGCCGCATCGTGTGGTCGCCCACGTGCATTCGGTGAATGCGCTGGCCTGGGCGGTGCGCAAAGATGCACAGGAACGCATGCGGTCGCTGTTAACCGACCTGAATTGGGCGTGGGTGCCGTATCGCCGGCCCGGACATCCCTTGACGCGCGCTGTCGCCGCTGCCATCGACGCGCGCGCGCCCGACGTGCCGGACGTGCTGGTGTTGGCCAACCACGGCCTGGTGGTCGGCGGCGAGGATTGCGCGCAGGTCGCCGCGCGGCTGGAGGCAGTGGAGCGCCGGCTGCTGCGGGCGCAACGCCTTGCGCCGCCATCGCAGCCTGAGCGACTGCGCGCTGCCAATGATCTGGCCTGGCAGCCGCCGTCGGAACCGCTGGCGCATGCGCTGGCGACCGATGCGATCGCCCGCCGCATCGCCGCGGACGGCGTGTTGTATCCCGATCACGCGGTGTTTCTCGGCGCCCGCGCGGCCGTGGTCGGCGCCGGCGAACGTTTGTCGCAGGCGGTCGAGCGCTGTTTGCGCGAACGCGGCGCGATGCCGGCGTTCGCGCTGGTCGAAGACGCCGGCGTGCTGGTCGCGCCGGAATCGTCGACCGGGGCGCAGGCGATGCTGCATTGCCTGGCGTTGCTGGCCTTGCGCCTGAACGGCGACGAACCGCTGGCGCGGCTGGATGCGGACGAGGTCGCCGCGCTGGTCGACTGGGATGCCGAGGCCTACCGACGCGCTTTGGCGCGTTCGATGAACTGAACGGACCGATCGCAACGAACTCTCCACGGAAGGACAGCATGCAAATCGTCGTACCCATGTCGGGATTCGGAGAGCGCTTTCGCCGCGCCGGCTACCGCGTGCCCAAGCCGCTGATCGAAGTCGACGGCAAGCCGATCATCGGCCATGTCGTCGATCTGTTTCCGGGCGAGACCGAGTTCGTGTTCGTGTGCAACCGCGACCATCTCGGCGAACCGGCGTACCGGATGGCCGAGATTCTGCAGGAGCATTGTCCCAGCGGCCGCATCGTCGCCATCGCGCCGCACAAGCTGGGGCCGGTCAATGCGGTGTTGCAGGCGATCGACGCGATCGATCCGGCCCCGCCGACCCTGGTCAACTACTGCGACTTCTCCTGCAGCTGGGACTACGCCGATTTCAAGGACTTCGTCGCCGCCAGCGGTTGCGACGGCGCGATCCCGTGCTACACCGGCTTCCATCCGCACATGATGGGATCGACCAACTACGCCTATGTGCGCAGCGAACGCGGGCGGGTGCTGGATATCCAGGAAAAACGCCCGTACACCGACCGGCCGCAGAGCGAGTTCGCTTCCAGCGGCAGCTATTACTTCGCTTCCGGAGCGCTGATGCGCGATGCGTTCGAGCGCACCATGGCGCGGCCGGACCTGGAACTGGGCGGCGAGCGCTACGTCAGCCTGGCCTACAAGCCCCTGCTCGAGGACGGCCGGCGCATCGCCGTGTACGAGCTCAACCACTTCATGCAGTGGGGCACGCCGCAGGACTTGGAGGAGTATCGCTATTGGTCGGACGCGTTCCGC is part of the Lysobacter firmicutimachus genome and encodes:
- a CDS encoding class II aldolase/adducin family protein, with protein sequence MYPPDGMSGSRIPLRRGSFQEFHSRGAMHGMAVLAPRKTPRGHIARRVNAVANAEFLTDLIAFSARIGAEPLLVQGGGGNTSLKRGDDLWVKASGTWLAHARERELFVRLPLSQVRAALRHDDAEARIVDIARGLPLRPSIETSLHALLPHRVVAHVHSVNALAWAVRKDAQERMRSLLTDLNWAWVPYRRPGHPLTRAVAAAIDARAPDVPDVLVLANHGLVVGGEDCAQVAARLEAVERRLLRAQRLAPPSQPERLRAANDLAWQPPSEPLAHALATDAIARRIAADGVLYPDHAVFLGARAAVVGAGERLSQAVERCLRERGAMPAFALVEDAGVLVAPESSTGAQAMLHCLALLALRLNGDEPLARLDADEVAALVDWDAEAYRRALARSMN